The sequence GTGGACGCACCGGCGCTCACCGCGCTCCTGGCCCCGCTGCCGTTGTCGTGCTTGCTGCCGTTGTCGCTGAGGGCGAAGGCCAGGATGGTGCCGATCACCGCGAGGACGACCACCACGGCGATGATCACCAGCGTGCGCCTGGGCACCACGTCGGTCAGCGGTGCCCTCGGCACCGGTCGCGGCGGGAGGTCCAGGTCCGGCGGCGGCATCACGGGCCAGCCCGAACTCGCCTTGCCCGAGCCGGGGTTCGCCCCGCCGGCCGCGCCCGAGGCCGGGCCCGTCGGTCTCGTGCCGGTCGCCCCACCCGGCCCGCCGGAGGAACCCGGCCGCGCCCCACCGGGAGCCGCGGGACGCCCACCGGAGGACTCCGGCCGTCCACCACCGGGAGCGGAGGAGGGTGTGCCACCCAAGGAGGCAGACCGTGCGCCGCCGGGCACACCCGGGCGCGCCGGGCCTGCGGCCGCGCCGCCCGCGCCCGCCGGACCGCCCGCGCCCGCCGCGCCGCTCGTGCCCGCGGCACCGCCGCAGGGCGCGGCCGCGTCGCCGCCGTTCTTCGCCCGCGTCGCCGCCGCGGCGGAGGCGGCACCCGCCGCCTTGCGGACCGAACGCAGCGCGCCGCGCAGCTTCTCCGCGGCCTCCTCGCCCCGCTTGCCCTCGGACGGTGCCGGCTGCGGCGGCAGCGGAACGACCCGCGTGGCGTCCATCGGCTCCGGCTCGGGCTCGTGGATCACCCGGTTGAACATGGCCCGGGCCCCGGCGTCGTCGAGCCGCTTGGCCGGATCCTTGGTCAGCAGACCGTAGATGACGTCCCGGAGCGGGCCCGCGTGCTTGGGCTCCTCCAGGGGCTCGGTCATCACCGCGGTGAGCGTGGCGATCGCCGAACCCTTGTCGTAGGGCGGGACGCCTTCCACCGCCGCGTACAGCAGGCCGCCGAGCGACCACAGGTCGGCCGCCGGCCCCGGCTTGTGGCCACGGGCGCGCTCCGGGGAGATGTAGGACGGGGCGCCGACGAGCATGCCGGTGGAGGTGATGGACGGGTCACCCTCGACTTGTGCGATACCGAAGTCGGTGAGCACGACCCGGCCGTCCTCGGCGATGAGCACGTTGGAC comes from Streptomyces sp. FXJ1.172 and encodes:
- a CDS encoding serine/threonine-protein kinase, producing MSEAERAGTSRQETRQGKNERRLLAGRYRLGDVLGRGGMGTVWRAEDETLGRTVAVKELRFPSNIDEEEKRRLITRTLREAKAIARIRNNSAVTVFDVVDEDDRPWIVMELVEGKSLAEVIREDGLLEPKRAAEVGLAVLDVLRSAHREGILHRDVKPSNVLIAEDGRVVLTDFGIAQVEGDPSITSTGMLVGAPSYISPERARGHKPGPAADLWSLGGLLYAAVEGVPPYDKGSAIATLTAVMTEPLEEPKHAGPLRDVIYGLLTKDPAKRLDDAGARAMFNRVIHEPEPEPMDATRVVPLPPQPAPSEGKRGEEAAEKLRGALRSVRKAAGAASAAAATRAKNGGDAAAPCGGAAGTSGAAGAGGPAGAGGAAAGPARPGVPGGARSASLGGTPSSAPGGGRPESSGGRPAAPGGARPGSSGGPGGATGTRPTGPASGAAGGANPGSGKASSGWPVMPPPDLDLPPRPVPRAPLTDVVPRRTLVIIAVVVVLAVIGTILAFALSDNGSKHDNGSGARSAVSAGASTKQDRSAGSGSRAGGASPSSGGQRSASDSKADGSASASAAAPGSSGAKGGGSAPAVSTRKGGQGYSIGLPKGWSYTSSDGDGDRYTGPDGQKLLVAWTTTPKDDPVADWKNQEHFMVRSQYQKIHIEKVDYRGWNTADWEFTYVDGGTKYHTIDRGFVVNGHLGYGLMYTAKDADWDSALRKDTWNTLTASFDPKS